GAGAACATCCTCCTCAAGCTCATCCAGGCCGCCGACTACGACGTCAAGAAGGCCGAGACGGGCATCATCTACATCGACGAGGTCGACAAGGTCGCCCGCAAGGCCGACAACCCGTCGATCACCCGTGACGTCTCGGGGGAGGGCGTCCAGCAGGCCCTGCTGAAGATCATCGAAGGCACGACGGCGTCGGTGCCGCCGCAGGGCGGGCGCAAGCACCCGCACCAGGAGTTCATCCAGATCGACACGACGAACGTGCTGTTCATCGTGGCCGGCGCGTTCGCCGGGCTGGAGGAGATCGTCGCGGCTCGCGCCCGCAAGCGCGGCATCGGCTTCGGCGCCCCGATGGAGACGGTCGTCGACGACGACCTGTTCGCCGAGGTCCGCCCCGAGGACCTGCAGAAGTACGGCCTCATCCCCGAGTTCATCGGCCGCCTGCCGGTGATCGCCTCGGTGTCGCCGCTCGACCGCGACGCCCTGGTCCGCATCCTCACCGAGCCGCGCAACGCGCTCGTCAAGCAGTACCAGCGCATGTTCCAGATCGACGGCGTCGAGCTGGAGTTCAGCGACGACGCCGTCGAGGCGATCGCTGACCAGGCGCTCCTGCGGGGCACGGGCGCACGCGGCCTGCGCGCCATCATGGAAGAGGTGCTGCAGCAGGTCATGTTCGACGTCCCGAGCCGCGACGA
The Xylanimonas cellulosilytica DSM 15894 DNA segment above includes these coding regions:
- the clpX gene encoding ATP-dependent Clp protease ATP-binding subunit ClpX yields the protein MARIGDGADLLKCSFCGKSQKQVKKLIAGPGVYICDECIDLCNEIIEEELSEQAEIGLTELPKPREIFEFLEQYIIGQDAAKRALAVAVYNHYKRIQASEQRPGGDADAIEISKSNILLIGPTGTGKTYLAQTLAKMLNVPFAIADATALTEAGYVGEDVENILLKLIQAADYDVKKAETGIIYIDEVDKVARKADNPSITRDVSGEGVQQALLKIIEGTTASVPPQGGRKHPHQEFIQIDTTNVLFIVAGAFAGLEEIVAARARKRGIGFGAPMETVVDDDLFAEVRPEDLQKYGLIPEFIGRLPVIASVSPLDRDALVRILTEPRNALVKQYQRMFQIDGVELEFSDDAVEAIADQALLRGTGARGLRAIMEEVLQQVMFDVPSRDDVEKVVISREAVLENVNPTLIPRTTPPVRSRPPREKSA